From a region of the Castanea sativa cultivar Marrone di Chiusa Pesio chromosome 10, ASM4071231v1 genome:
- the LOC142613274 gene encoding uncharacterized protein LOC142613274: MEQQLTSGASNRIIPILRALRTSLIFVYTVLLSLLLLRRCLSPSQHSSKRRREEEDTLRRRALAEDLDVSFGNDHRLRCSNSLFVGPGSHAVFCRSWVPVSGDLKGILLIIHGLNEHGGRYADFARQLTSCNFGVYAMDWIGHGGSDGLHGYVPSLDHVVADTGAFLEKIKSENPGIPCFLFGHSTGGAVVLKAASYTHIEEMLEGIVLTSPALRVKPAHPIVGAMAPIFSVVAPKLQFKGANKRGIPVSRDPAALLAKYSDPLVYTGPIRVRTGHEILRISSYLMRSFRSVTVPFFVLHGTADKVTDPLASQDLYNEAASKFKEIKLYDGFLHDLLFEPEREEIGQDIINWMEKRLSASLGNVDNIW, translated from the exons ATGGAGCAGCAACTGACCTCCGGAGCCAGCAACCGAATAATCCCAATTCTGAGAGCTTTGAGGACCTCTCTCATTTTCGTTTACACAGTCCTcctctctctcctcctcctccgccgCTGCCTCTCTCCTTCTCAACATTCAAGCAAGCGCAGGAGGGAAGAGGAGGACACCTTGAGAAGGAGAGCCTTGGCGGAAGATTTGGACGTTTCTTTTGGTAATGACCACCGGCTCCGATGCTCCAACTCCTTGTTCGTTGGCCCTGGTTCCCATGCCGTCTTCTGCCGCTCTTGGGTTCCGGTCTCCGGTGACTTAAA GGGCATCTTGCTTATCATACATGGACTTAATGAGCACGG TGGGAGATATGCTGATTTTGCAAGGCAACTAACATCCTGCAATTTTGGGGTCTATGCAATGGACTGGATAG gtcaCGGTGGGAGCGATGGATTGCATGGGTATGTACCTTCATTGGACCATGTTGTTGCAGACACT GGAGCATTCCTTGAAAAGATCAAGTCAGAGAACCCTGGAATACCATGCTTCCTTTTTGGTCATTCCACTGGGGGTGCTGTGGTTTTGAAG GCTGCTTCATACACTCACATTGAAGAAATGCTGGAGGGAATTGTATTGACCTCACCAGCTTTGCGTGTGAAGCCAGCACATCCAATTGTTGGG GCTATGGCTCCTATTTTTTCTGTGGTTGCTCCCAAGTTGCAATTTAAGGGTGCAAACAAAAGGGGCATTCCAGTTTCTAGGGATCCTGCAGCACTGTTGGCAAAGTATTCTGATCCATTGGTATATACAGGACCTATTCGGGTGAGAACAGGCCATGAGATCTTGCGTATTTCTTCTTATTTAATGAGGAGCTTTAGGTCAGTGACTGTCCCATTCTTTGTCCTTCATGGAACTGCTGATAAAGTCACAGATCCTCTAGCCTCCCAGGATCTGTACAATGAGGCAGCTTCCAAGTTCAAAGAGATAAAGCTTTATGATGGCTTCTTGCATGACCTTCTCTTTGAGCCTGAACGTGAAGAGATTGGACAGGATATTATTAACTGGATGGAGAAGAGACTGAGTGCTAGCCTTGGAAATGTTGATAATATCTGGTAA